The following are encoded together in the Primulina tabacum isolate GXHZ01 chromosome 18, ASM2559414v2, whole genome shotgun sequence genome:
- the LOC142532391 gene encoding uncharacterized protein LOC142532391: METSLANTSFQPSVVDGTNYSLRKFKIRYYIKSIDKRAWQHVINEWTSSMMIDQDGDSLPKSETDWTADEVKNLNYNSKALNAIFTSVDMNMFSLIINCISAKNAWDTLQKHCEDSDSVRRTRLRMLTSKFEIMMMEESKNILDYDRRLWETANEAFSLGDPISNEQLVSKVLRSFHERFNVKICAIDEAKDTSQMALEDLISSLHTFEMNMGMQKKDKGKTIAFQKFGDYLKRITDKKKAGQPSKFPSLPAPKPPVQQQFRRRNEGKSQFNSKNYDSVQCRESNGFGHYANECANRLRKNKGYNVSLSDEEYDEEDKSNDEDNHTSLTALVYDELEADDEEITLESVQKLYEELYSDWIKRNKLNSTLMKENTELKVVVVKIEVILSKKDLELGKTKDELQKTTESLSKFNSSTSKLESILLMGRDDKKGLGFKDSLFEIGESSKSIIFVKGKADTSTQSQSTPPKRQPAAHVPKEKTQVIVTLIVEAHAIRQDHENIY, encoded by the exons atggaaACTTCACTTGCAAACACATCATTTCAACCATCAGTCGTAGATGGAACCAACTACAGCCTACGGAAgttcaaaatcagatattacATAAAATCCATAGATAAACGAGCATGGCAGCATGTTATCAATGAGTGGACTTCATCGATGATGATAGATCAAGATGGTGATAGCTTGCCTAAATCGGAAACTGATTGGACTGCCGATGAAGTGAAGAATTTGAATTACAACTCAAAGGCCTTAAATGCAATATTCACTTCAGTCGATATGAACATGTTCAGTTTGATCATAAACTGTATTTCTGCTAAAAATGCATGGGATACTCTCCAAAAACATTGTGAAGATTCTGATAGTGTGCGACGAACTAGATTAAGGATGCTTACCTCCAAGTTCGAGATTATGATGATGGAAGAATCTAAGAATATATTGGATTATGATCGTCGCTTATGGGAAACTGCTAATGAGGCGTTCAGCCTTGGAGACCCCATCTCCAATGAACAATTAGTTAGCAAGGTTCTTCGTTCTTTTCACGAAAGATTCAATGTAAAAATATGTGCAATCGATGAGGCTAAGGACACGTCTCAGATGGCTTTGGAAGATCTTATCAGTTCACTTCACACCTTCGAAATGAACATGGGCATGCagaagaaggataaagggaagACGATTGCATTCCAA AAATTTGGGGATTACTTGAAGAGAATCACAGATAAGAAGAAGGCTGGACAACCATCAAAGTTTCCCAGTCTACCAGCTCCTAAACCCCCTGTCCAACAACAGTTTCGACGAAGGAATGAAGGCAAGAGTCAATTTAATTCGAAGAATTATGACTCGGTGCAATGTAGAGAAAGCAATGGATTTGGTCATTATGCCAACGAATGTGCTAACAGATTACGAAAGAACAAAGGTTATAATGTTTCTCTAAGCGATGAAGAATATGATGAGGAGGATAAATCCAATGATGAAGATAATCACACCTCCTTGACTGCACT TGTATATGATGAGTTGGAAGCTGATGATGAAGAAATCACTCTTGAGAGTGTACAAAAGCTTTATGAAGAGTTGTACTCTGATTGGATTAAAAGAAACAAGCTTAACTCAACTCTCATGAAGGAGAACACCGAACTAAAAGTTGTGGTTGTCAAAATTGAAGTAATCCTGAGCAAAAAGGACTTGGAATTAGGCAAGACCAAAGATGAGCTTCAGAAGACAACTGAGAGTTTATCCAAGTTCAATTCGAGcacatccaagcttgaatccatacttttgatgggaagagatgacaagaaGGGCTTAGGTTTCAAAGACAGTTTGTTTGAAATTGGTGAATCTTCAAAATCAATTATCTTTGTGAAAGGAAAAGCTGATACATCCACACAGTCACAATCCACGCcaccaaaaagacaacctgctGCACATGTTCCTAAGGAAAAAACGCAG GTCATTGttactttgatagtggaagctcacgcCATACGACAGGATCACGAGAACATTTATTGA